In a single window of the Blastopirellula retiformator genome:
- a CDS encoding MBL fold metallo-hydrolase, which translates to MQLHCLGVSGYHPSQTRQTACFMLPEIGLVLDAGTGFHRVRSRIATPQLDIFLSHAHLDHVMGITFLFDTLYQKETQVRVHAEQPKIDAICQHLLSPLLFPVAPPCQFVPLKGDVALSGGGRLRWFPLKHPGGSVGYRIDLPGRSMAYVTDTTAAVTADYLEKIRGVDLLLHECYFPDGLDQFAQTTGHSCITPVAQVAKAAGVGRLVLTHVNPLDDIDDPVGVEIAQQIFPDTVLAEDEMVIEF; encoded by the coding sequence ATGCAACTTCATTGTCTCGGCGTTTCCGGCTATCATCCCAGCCAGACCCGACAAACCGCCTGCTTTATGTTGCCCGAGATCGGCCTGGTGCTCGACGCCGGGACTGGTTTCCATCGCGTTCGCAGCCGGATCGCGACGCCGCAGCTCGACATCTTTTTGTCGCACGCCCATCTCGATCATGTGATGGGGATCACGTTCCTCTTCGATACGCTCTATCAGAAAGAGACGCAGGTCCGCGTGCATGCCGAGCAGCCGAAGATTGACGCGATCTGCCAACACCTGTTGTCGCCGCTGCTGTTTCCGGTCGCCCCGCCGTGTCAGTTCGTTCCGCTCAAGGGAGACGTCGCCCTATCGGGAGGCGGCCGCCTCCGTTGGTTCCCGCTCAAACACCCTGGCGGCAGCGTCGGTTATCGGATCGACTTGCCGGGTCGCAGCATGGCGTATGTGACCGACACCACCGCCGCCGTCACTGCCGACTACCTCGAGAAGATCCGCGGCGTCGACCTGCTGCTGCACGAATGCTATTTCCCCGACGGGCTCGATCAGTTCGCCCAGACAACCGGCCACAGCTGCATCACGCCGGTCGCCCAAGTCGCCAAAGCGGCTGGGGTTGGCCGGCTCGTGCTGACCCACGTCAATCCGCTCGATGACATCGACGATCCGGTCGGCGTCGAAATCGCCCAGCAGATCTTCCCCGACACAGTTCTGGCGGAAGACGAAATGGTGATCGAGTTTTAG
- a CDS encoding rhodanese-like domain-containing protein, protein MQTISPAQLADREKSGQAIELIDVRTPAEFREVHASAARNTPLESLDVDSVVKSRRLDAGEPLYVICRSGKRADQACRKFVAAGYENVVNIEGGTNAWEAANLPVERGKKAMSLERQVRIAAGSLVLLGAVLGLTVHPYFIGISAFVGAGLVFAGATDTCGMAMMLARMPWNQVKDEPPAKSCSIA, encoded by the coding sequence ATTCAAACCATTTCGCCGGCTCAGTTGGCGGACCGCGAAAAGTCGGGCCAGGCGATCGAGTTGATCGATGTCCGAACCCCGGCCGAGTTCCGCGAGGTCCATGCCTCGGCGGCCCGTAATACGCCGCTGGAGTCGTTGGACGTCGATAGCGTCGTCAAGTCTCGCCGTCTCGACGCAGGGGAGCCGCTGTACGTGATCTGCCGCAGCGGCAAGCGGGCCGATCAGGCCTGTCGCAAATTTGTGGCGGCCGGCTACGAAAACGTGGTCAACATCGAAGGGGGAACCAATGCCTGGGAGGCGGCGAATCTGCCGGTCGAGCGCGGCAAGAAAGCGATGTCGCTGGAGCGTCAGGTCCGGATCGCCGCCGGTTCTCTGGTGCTGCTGGGCGCCGTGCTGGGACTGACGGTCCATCCCTACTTTATTGGCATTTCGGCGTTTGTGGGGGCAGGCCTGGTCTTCGCTGGCGCGACCGACACCTGCGGCATGGCGATGATGCTGGCCCGGATGCCCTGGAACCAAGTGAAAGACGAGCCGCCCGCCAAGAGCTGCAGCATCGCTTAG
- a CDS encoding DUF1559 domain-containing protein, with the protein MRRRGFTLVELLVVIAIIGVLIGLLLPAVQQAREAARRMSCSNNMKQIGLATHNFHDTYLEFPYAVKDAVDSDETTTYLTGWIQIMPFIESDAIASRWDPTESRASTNDADGDGWTNFMLTSQIIPTYLCPSMVMPSGALTSSLGEDRAPSSYQFCAGTQDTSLLWYAPYYGVDEPTFNGAIIPIKEKDATSPNHRSPTKFRDIVDGTSNTFLNGETDFMPQGTPSTSYGAVWAYGYLYGWGSTFVPFNKHDNTSTVYGGYRSQHPGGAQFGLCDGSVRFVAETIDQEIYDAVATRAGNEVAPLP; encoded by the coding sequence ATGCGTCGTCGCGGTTTTACGTTAGTTGAGTTGTTGGTGGTGATCGCCATTATTGGCGTGCTGATCGGGCTGCTGTTGCCGGCCGTCCAACAGGCCCGCGAAGCGGCCCGCCGAATGTCTTGCAGCAATAACATGAAGCAGATAGGGCTGGCAACTCATAACTTCCACGACACCTACCTGGAATTCCCATACGCAGTCAAGGATGCAGTTGATAGTGACGAAACCACGACCTACCTGACCGGCTGGATTCAAATTATGCCGTTTATTGAATCCGATGCGATCGCGAGTCGCTGGGATCCCACGGAAAGCCGCGCCAGCACAAACGACGCCGATGGTGACGGCTGGACCAATTTCATGCTGACATCGCAAATCATTCCGACCTACTTGTGCCCAAGCATGGTAATGCCAAGCGGCGCGCTGACCTCGTCACTTGGCGAAGATCGCGCACCGAGCAGCTACCAATTTTGTGCGGGAACTCAGGACACTTCTTTGCTCTGGTACGCACCCTACTACGGAGTTGACGAACCTACGTTTAACGGCGCGATCATCCCGATCAAAGAGAAGGACGCTACAAGCCCGAACCATCGAAGCCCAACTAAGTTCCGCGATATCGTCGATGGCACGTCGAATACGTTCCTCAATGGCGAGACCGATTTCATGCCGCAAGGCACTCCCTCCACTTCCTACGGCGCTGTCTGGGCCTATGGATACCTATATGGCTGGGGGTCAACGTTCGTTCCTTTCAACAAGCACGACAATACGTCGACCGTATACGGTGGATATCGCAGCCAACATCCCGGCGGAGCACAATTTGGCTTGTGCGATGGCTCGGTTCGATTTGTTGCCGAGACGATCGACCAGGAAATCTACGACGCAGTCGCCACCCGCGCTGGCAACGAAGTTGCGCCGCTTCCGTAA
- the hemP gene encoding hemin uptake protein HemP, with protein MESEPSQRTNDRQDAPISPEQALAGLNAKVVDSNELMDGSNEILISHKGAVYRLRETRSGKLILQK; from the coding sequence ATGGAAAGCGAACCATCGCAACGCACAAACGACCGTCAAGACGCCCCCATTTCGCCCGAACAGGCACTGGCCGGCCTCAACGCAAAGGTGGTCGATTCCAACGAGTTAATGGATGGCAGCAACGAGATTTTGATCTCTCATAAAGGCGCCGTTTATCGCCTGCGCGAAACCCGCAGCGGCAAGCTGATTTTGCAAAAGTAA
- a CDS encoding tetratricopeptide repeat protein, with the protein MSDPQLDRALLLIQQGRFDMATETLQSAIQRDPNNPVAHTYAALACGALEQANKSDFHMQEALRINPEFSFAHFIHSTILSSRNRADDAERSIREAIRIDPDVPVYYARLGEVMLETKAWSAAQQAAEQGLALDPDDVKCLNIRATALTKQGKTQDAADSMRTALRRDPDNADTHTNLGWSLLQAGEHQQAAEHFGEALRINPQDEMARVGLVECLKARNVVYSLMLRYFLWMSQQSGRMRWFVIIGLFVGYRAVQAFARANPEYAVWTYPVVAAYIAFVLMSWIASPLFDLVLRLDRLGRLALSKEQIQTSNWIGICLIGSASSLLFLFGAHTPLPTLYVAVSFAVLLPSVAHIHDCDKGWPRYAILAIFGLLALLGSICVGASIASQVVPEDTGTLMLHLAVFPFFALCFGGVASQFATNFLVAARVRR; encoded by the coding sequence GTGTCCGATCCGCAACTTGACCGCGCCTTGCTGTTGATTCAACAAGGCCGCTTCGACATGGCGACTGAAACGCTGCAATCGGCCATTCAGCGCGATCCCAATAATCCAGTAGCGCACACGTATGCCGCACTCGCCTGCGGCGCCTTGGAGCAAGCGAACAAATCGGACTTTCACATGCAGGAAGCGCTCCGAATCAATCCCGAGTTCAGCTTCGCTCATTTCATCCACTCGACGATCTTGTCTTCGCGCAACCGCGCCGACGATGCCGAGCGTTCCATTCGCGAAGCGATCCGCATTGATCCCGATGTGCCGGTTTACTACGCCCGTCTCGGCGAAGTGATGCTGGAAACGAAAGCGTGGAGCGCCGCTCAACAGGCGGCCGAACAAGGACTCGCGCTCGATCCCGACGACGTGAAATGCCTGAACATTCGTGCGACGGCGCTCACCAAGCAAGGCAAAACGCAAGACGCGGCCGATTCGATGCGCACGGCGCTGCGCCGCGATCCGGACAACGCCGACACCCATACCAATCTCGGCTGGTCGCTGCTGCAAGCAGGCGAACATCAACAAGCGGCCGAGCACTTTGGCGAAGCGCTCCGGATCAACCCGCAAGACGAGATGGCCCGCGTTGGCCTGGTCGAGTGCCTGAAGGCCCGCAACGTCGTCTACTCTCTCATGCTCCGCTATTTCCTGTGGATGTCGCAGCAGTCGGGCCGGATGCGGTGGTTCGTGATTATCGGCCTCTTTGTCGGCTACCGCGCCGTCCAGGCGTTCGCCAGAGCGAATCCAGAATACGCCGTTTGGACCTATCCGGTCGTCGCCGCCTATATTGCGTTTGTGTTGATGTCTTGGATCGCGTCGCCATTGTTCGATCTGGTGTTGCGGCTTGATCGACTCGGGCGCCTGGCGCTCTCCAAAGAACAGATCCAAACTTCCAACTGGATCGGCATTTGCCTGATCGGCTCAGCGTCATCGCTCCTCTTTCTATTCGGAGCCCACACGCCGTTACCAACGCTGTACGTTGCGGTCAGTTTCGCCGTGTTGCTGCCATCAGTGGCGCACATCCATGATTGCGACAAAGGCTGGCCCCGCTACGCGATCCTGGCGATCTTCGGCCTCTTAGCACTGCTCGGCTCAATTTGCGTCGGCGCATCGATCGCGTCTCAGGTCGTGCCGGAAGATACGGGCACGCTGATGTTGCATCTGGCGGTGTTTCCCTTTTTCGCGCTTTGCTTTGGCGGAGTCGCCTCGCAATTTGCGACGAACTTCCTGGTTGCGGCCAGGGTTCGCAGGTAG
- the sdhB gene encoding succinate dehydrogenase iron-sulfur subunit, which translates to MIAHSEEQPSRPKPQSFTVKVLRKNGPGQPSYWAYFTIPYEPELNVISVLQKIAARGEEDGGKKCSPVCWDCNCLEEVCGACTMVINGRVRQSCSALVDRLLDEDGATIELRPMTKFPVVRDLMVDRSRMFQALKKVKAWVPVDGYYDLGPGPKQSMAAQEASYPLSECMTCGCCVESCPQFSKIELEQQSSESAEAFAERKEAEYDENFIGPHAISQVVLFNMNPTGEMNKRERMDAVTEEGGIQVCGNAQNCVSVCPKHIPLTRSIAKVGRDATFHTLKKWFDWS; encoded by the coding sequence ATGATCGCTCACTCTGAAGAACAGCCGAGCCGTCCCAAGCCGCAATCGTTCACCGTCAAGGTGCTTCGCAAAAACGGCCCGGGACAACCTAGCTACTGGGCCTATTTCACGATTCCCTACGAACCGGAATTGAACGTCATCAGCGTGCTGCAAAAGATCGCCGCGCGGGGTGAAGAGGATGGCGGCAAGAAATGTTCGCCGGTCTGCTGGGACTGCAACTGCCTGGAAGAGGTTTGCGGAGCCTGCACGATGGTGATCAATGGTCGGGTGCGTCAAAGCTGCTCGGCCCTGGTCGATCGCCTGCTGGACGAAGATGGCGCCACGATCGAACTTCGCCCGATGACCAAGTTCCCGGTCGTCCGCGATCTGATGGTCGACCGCAGCCGGATGTTCCAGGCCCTGAAAAAGGTCAAAGCGTGGGTGCCAGTCGACGGCTACTACGATCTGGGCCCCGGTCCGAAGCAATCGATGGCGGCGCAAGAAGCCTCTTATCCGCTGTCGGAATGCATGACCTGCGGCTGCTGCGTCGAATCGTGCCCGCAGTTCTCGAAGATCGAGCTGGAGCAGCAATCGAGCGAATCGGCCGAAGCGTTTGCAGAGCGGAAGGAAGCGGAGTACGACGAGAACTTCATTGGCCCGCACGCGATCAGCCAGGTGGTGCTGTTCAACATGAACCCGACCGGCGAGATGAACAAACGCGAACGGATGGACGCGGTCACCGAAGAGGGTGGCATCCAGGTCTGCGGCAACGCCCAGAACTGCGTCTCGGTCTGCCCAAAGCATATCCCGCTGACCCGCAGCATCGCCAAAGTTGGTCGCGACGCGACCTTCCACACACTGAAGAAGTGGTTTGATTGGTCGTAA
- a CDS encoding serine/threonine-protein kinase: MTPEDYQLVCEAFDEVSQLPASERDAHLAARFAQRDDLRKQVAAMLAQDDDSRLDRSPLEAALTAESPTIAIHDTVDVSPPLPASIQIDGYEVEAEIARGGMGVVYRARQQHPNRTVALKMILAGQFASPDEVARFRIEAEAAANLNHPGIVPIYEVGSHAGRHYFSMGYVAGKSLAVALKTETFTFDQAADLVRQIAEAIEYAHQHGVIHRDLKPSNVLLDAEGRPQVTDFGLAKRVDDESHLTCTGQVMGSPGYMAPEQASGRVGQIGAATDVYGLGAILYALLTGKPPFESGSILEAIDLVCTADVTPPRKLNWQIPRKLETICLKCLHKTPGARYKSAAELAADLRAFLSNEPIQARPLSLLERVIFWARRRPGLAITWAAMLLFYAYHLFCVWVVRDPVSVQPLFQLISIATALGYAVGAWFFQRMYERPSTRTTAIYAWMTMNVALLTMLLFSANGASSPLVLGYVLLVAASGALYQTGLVGYVTTISLIGYYLHVLFAVLYPKDPPLDIHWTICLTLSILLLGMIQYFVVRKIRMANA; the protein is encoded by the coding sequence GTGACTCCCGAAGACTATCAACTTGTTTGCGAGGCGTTTGACGAGGTCAGCCAATTGCCTGCTTCGGAACGCGACGCTCACCTGGCGGCGCGGTTTGCGCAGCGCGACGACTTGCGCAAGCAGGTCGCGGCGATGCTGGCGCAGGATGACGACAGCCGGCTTGATCGTTCGCCGCTGGAAGCGGCGCTGACCGCCGAGAGTCCGACGATCGCGATTCACGACACGGTCGACGTTTCCCCTCCCCTGCCCGCTTCGATTCAGATCGACGGCTACGAAGTCGAAGCGGAAATTGCTCGCGGCGGCATGGGAGTCGTCTATCGGGCTCGCCAGCAACATCCCAATCGAACCGTCGCGCTGAAGATGATCTTGGCCGGGCAATTCGCTTCGCCCGACGAGGTCGCTCGCTTTCGGATCGAGGCCGAAGCGGCCGCCAACCTCAACCACCCCGGCATCGTACCGATCTACGAGGTCGGCAGTCACGCCGGGCGTCATTACTTTTCAATGGGCTACGTCGCTGGCAAAAGCCTGGCGGTCGCGCTGAAGACCGAGACCTTTACCTTCGACCAAGCGGCCGACCTGGTGCGGCAAATCGCCGAGGCGATCGAGTACGCTCATCAGCATGGGGTGATTCATCGTGATCTGAAACCTTCCAATGTGTTGCTCGACGCCGAAGGGCGCCCTCAGGTGACCGACTTTGGCCTGGCCAAGCGGGTCGATGACGAGTCGCACCTGACCTGCACCGGCCAAGTGATGGGAAGCCCCGGCTACATGGCGCCGGAGCAAGCGTCGGGCCGCGTCGGTCAAATCGGCGCCGCGACCGACGTCTACGGGCTGGGCGCCATCCTGTACGCGCTGCTGACTGGCAAACCCCCTTTTGAAAGCGGCAGCATCCTGGAAGCGATCGACCTGGTTTGTACCGCCGATGTGACGCCGCCGCGCAAGCTCAACTGGCAAATCCCGCGGAAGCTGGAAACAATCTGCTTGAAGTGCCTGCACAAAACGCCGGGCGCTCGCTACAAAAGCGCAGCCGAGTTGGCGGCCGACCTGCGGGCTTTTCTCAGTAACGAACCGATCCAGGCCCGACCCCTTTCGCTGTTGGAACGCGTAATTTTTTGGGCCCGGCGACGACCCGGTTTGGCGATCACCTGGGCGGCGATGCTGTTGTTTTACGCTTATCATTTGTTTTGCGTCTGGGTGGTGCGCGATCCCGTATCGGTGCAGCCGCTGTTTCAGCTGATCTCGATCGCGACCGCCCTCGGTTACGCAGTAGGCGCATGGTTTTTCCAGCGTATGTACGAGCGTCCCAGTACGCGGACCACGGCGATCTATGCCTGGATGACGATGAACGTGGCGTTGCTGACGATGTTGTTGTTTTCAGCCAACGGCGCATCGAGTCCCCTCGTGTTGGGATATGTCTTGTTAGTGGCGGCCAGCGGTGCGCTCTATCAAACGGGATTGGTTGGTTACGTCACCACGATCTCGCTGATCGGCTACTACCTGCATGTGTTGTTTGCGGTGCTCTACCCGAAGGATCCGCCGCTCGACATTCATTGGACGATCTGTCTGACGCTGTCGATCTTGTTACTCGGCATGATCCAATACTTTGTCGTGCGCAAGATCCGCATGGCCAACGCATAA
- a CDS encoding ATP-binding protein has protein sequence MPVDPVAPLQAALEVSPDNIPLRLHLARTLADLGRTQECEQELKTALTYAPNNVEAKLALAESYVKAAKTSHAIVILEELAERGEAPPETRVLLAKLLLTTGEDRSAAAHYKEAIEADESVADPQLADALGVSGGWEEEEETIVAGRVREMTGPTDEPPEVDRPERPNIKFADVGGMSVVKEDIRMKAIYPLEQAEMFAAYGKKVGGGILMYGPPGCGKTYLARATAGEINASFISIGINDVLDMWIGQSERNLHAIFEQARRNAPCVLFFDEVDALGGRRSDMASGSSRQTINQFLSELDGVESNNDGVVILAATNAPWHVDPAFRRPGRFDRLIFVPPPDLEARAEVLEVQLRGKPQQNVDLKQAAKNADGFSGADLKAVVDIAIEAKLSEAMKTGIPLPITTADLLAARKKVKPSTQEWFATAKNYAVFSNQGGAYDDVLKYLKL, from the coding sequence ATGCCCGTCGACCCTGTAGCTCCACTACAAGCCGCACTCGAAGTCTCGCCCGATAACATCCCGCTGCGTCTCCACTTAGCGAGAACGTTGGCCGATTTGGGCCGGACCCAAGAGTGCGAACAAGAGCTGAAAACCGCACTGACGTACGCCCCTAACAACGTCGAGGCGAAGCTGGCCCTGGCCGAGTCTTACGTCAAAGCGGCGAAGACCAGCCATGCGATCGTCATCCTGGAAGAGCTGGCCGAGCGCGGTGAGGCGCCGCCGGAGACGCGCGTGCTGTTGGCCAAGTTGCTGCTGACCACCGGCGAAGATCGCTCGGCGGCCGCTCACTACAAGGAAGCGATCGAGGCCGATGAGAGCGTCGCCGATCCGCAATTGGCCGATGCGTTGGGCGTCAGCGGCGGTTGGGAAGAGGAAGAAGAAACGATCGTCGCCGGCCGCGTTCGCGAAATGACCGGCCCGACTGACGAGCCTCCCGAGGTCGATCGCCCCGAGCGCCCCAACATCAAGTTCGCCGACGTCGGCGGCATGAGCGTCGTCAAAGAAGACATCCGGATGAAGGCGATCTATCCGCTCGAGCAGGCCGAGATGTTCGCCGCGTACGGTAAGAAAGTAGGCGGCGGCATTTTGATGTATGGCCCGCCTGGCTGCGGCAAGACCTACCTGGCCCGCGCCACCGCCGGCGAGATCAACGCTTCGTTCATCTCGATCGGCATCAACGACGTGCTCGACATGTGGATCGGGCAAAGCGAACGCAACCTGCACGCGATCTTCGAGCAAGCCCGCCGCAACGCTCCCTGCGTTCTGTTCTTCGATGAGGTCGACGCCCTTGGCGGCCGCCGCAGCGACATGGCGAGCGGATCGTCGCGGCAAACGATCAACCAGTTTCTGTCAGAACTGGACGGCGTCGAGTCGAACAACGATGGGGTCGTCATCCTGGCGGCGACCAACGCGCCATGGCACGTCGATCCCGCTTTCCGTCGACCTGGACGATTTGATCGTTTGATCTTCGTCCCGCCGCCTGACCTGGAAGCCCGGGCCGAAGTGCTGGAAGTTCAACTGCGGGGCAAACCGCAACAAAACGTCGATCTGAAGCAAGCCGCCAAAAACGCGGACGGCTTCTCCGGCGCCGATCTGAAAGCGGTCGTCGACATCGCGATCGAAGCGAAATTGAGCGAAGCGATGAAGACCGGAATTCCGCTGCCGATTACGACCGCCGATCTACTGGCTGCCCGAAAGAAGGTGAAGCCGTCGACGCAGGAATGGTTCGCGACGGCCAAAAACTACGCCGTCTTCTCGAACCAGGGAGGCGCTTACGACGACGTGCTGAAGTACTTGAAACTCTGA
- a CDS encoding macro domain-containing protein, with product MPFPLTLWLVHPDPATCETLLARFDGLPGVSAQACRFENLPPHDCFVTAANSFGMMTAGIDAAVIAFHGEALMQRVQTRILDQYLGEQPIGTAMVVETETPGYPYVVHAPTMRVPGSIEGTDKVYAATFAALVAIYRHNVASETKIETVAFPAMGCGFGGVSFSEAGRQMAAAYRNYLEPPHRFDWDMVARRQKQICYDGSRQVVRG from the coding sequence ATGCCCTTTCCTTTAACTCTTTGGTTGGTTCATCCCGACCCTGCAACTTGCGAGACGCTTCTCGCTCGTTTTGACGGTTTGCCCGGCGTTTCGGCCCAGGCCTGTCGTTTTGAAAATCTGCCGCCGCATGACTGTTTTGTGACCGCGGCCAACTCTTTTGGCATGATGACCGCCGGCATCGACGCCGCGGTAATCGCCTTTCATGGCGAAGCCCTCATGCAGCGAGTCCAAACTCGTATCCTCGACCAATATCTCGGGGAGCAGCCGATCGGCACGGCGATGGTCGTCGAGACCGAAACGCCTGGCTACCCGTATGTCGTCCATGCCCCGACGATGCGCGTCCCAGGCTCGATTGAAGGAACCGACAAGGTTTACGCCGCCACGTTCGCCGCGCTCGTCGCAATCTATCGCCACAACGTCGCCAGCGAGACCAAGATCGAAACGGTCGCTTTTCCAGCGATGGGCTGCGGTTTCGGCGGAGTCTCTTTCAGCGAAGCGGGGCGGCAAATGGCGGCCGCCTATCGCAATTACCTTGAGCCCCCGCATCGTTTTGATTGGGACATGGTAGCGCGGCGACAAAAGCAAATCTGCTACGACGGCTCGCGCCAGGTCGTCCGCGGCTAA
- a CDS encoding tetratricopeptide repeat protein yields the protein MNCDPMRRANLLMQQKRFAQAAEAFLEVLAEFPNEPEALASLGWCQTQCGQLDLGEENIQRAIEQAPGSDFLHQIHALHLSHRGRHAEAEAAIRQSLVMEMIADNPVE from the coding sequence ATGAACTGCGATCCCATGCGACGGGCCAACCTGTTGATGCAGCAGAAACGCTTTGCCCAAGCGGCCGAAGCGTTTTTGGAGGTGCTGGCCGAGTTTCCGAATGAGCCTGAGGCGCTGGCTTCGCTCGGCTGGTGCCAGACCCAATGCGGTCAGCTCGACTTGGGCGAAGAGAATATCCAGCGAGCGATCGAGCAGGCGCCCGGCAGCGACTTTTTGCACCAGATCCACGCGCTGCACTTGAGCCATCGCGGCCGCCATGCCGAAGCGGAAGCGGCGATTCGTCAGTCGCTGGTCATGGAGATGATTGCCGACAATCCCGTGGAGTGA
- a CDS encoding sigma-70 family RNA polymerase sigma factor gives MSDDTIQLLAALSRGETDAAEKLLPLVYNELKGIAARQMQRERADHTLQPTALVHEAYLKLIDQNRVEWQGRAHFCAIAANVMRRILVDYARQKNAAKRGAGAQKIAIEEDLTPDRASRDVDLVALDDALERLTALNPRHARIVELRYFGGLTVDETAATLDVSPSTVKNDWRAAKAWLLTQLEE, from the coding sequence GTGAGCGACGATACCATCCAACTGTTGGCCGCTTTGTCGCGTGGCGAAACCGACGCTGCCGAAAAGTTGCTGCCGCTGGTCTATAACGAATTGAAAGGAATCGCCGCGCGGCAGATGCAGCGCGAGCGGGCCGATCACACGCTGCAGCCAACCGCCTTGGTGCACGAAGCCTATCTGAAGCTGATCGATCAAAATCGGGTTGAATGGCAAGGCCGCGCCCACTTCTGTGCGATCGCCGCCAACGTCATGCGACGGATCCTGGTTGACTACGCCCGGCAAAAGAACGCCGCCAAACGAGGCGCCGGCGCTCAGAAGATCGCGATCGAAGAAGATCTGACCCCCGACCGCGCCTCGCGCGACGTCGACCTGGTGGCGCTCGACGACGCGTTGGAACGTCTGACCGCCCTGAACCCGCGGCATGCCCGTATTGTCGAACTCCGTTACTTCGGCGGCCTGACCGTCGACGAAACCGCCGCCACCCTCGACGTTTCCCCCTCCACCGTCAAAAACGATTGGCGCGCCGCCAAAGCGTGGTTGCTGACGCAGTTGGAAGAGTGA
- a CDS encoding flavin-containing monooxygenase codes for MIGAGPSGLTVLKNLLEYGVQCHALEREEEVGGNWNFGKPSSSVYQSTHLISSKRMTAYEEFPMPGAFSSYPSHYEAQQYLCSYARKFDLYSHIQFRTAVNHIARLAQNQWEVHVEGESAPRIYAGVIIANGHHWDPLAPEIDGSFHGEVIHSRQFKFSEQLRDKRVLVIGAGNTGCDIAVEAAIHARSAAISMRRGYHFVPKFIRGKPSDVVGDRLRSWPLPQSLKRWVIRQSIGFALGRPEKYGLPRPDHEIFDTHPIINSQLPYYVGHGRVQVFPDVQRFEGDQVVFADDRREEFDLVILATGYKLSFPFIDLAELNPQNGMPRLFLHAFHPDRDDLFVAGMIQPNSGQWPLTELQAKIIARFIAAQRTNPEVAAWFRALKHSSGLGLPQRREYLDSPRHRLEVDYYQYRETLRKLVARMDGVQPIEKAESGKRKAES; via the coding sequence GTGATCGGGGCAGGACCATCCGGGCTGACAGTCCTAAAAAATCTTTTGGAATATGGAGTACAATGTCACGCGCTGGAGCGAGAAGAGGAGGTCGGAGGGAACTGGAACTTCGGCAAGCCGTCGAGCAGCGTCTATCAATCGACCCATCTGATCTCTTCGAAGCGAATGACCGCATATGAAGAATTCCCCATGCCTGGGGCGTTTTCTTCCTACCCCAGTCACTACGAAGCGCAACAGTATTTGTGCAGTTATGCGCGCAAATTTGATCTTTATTCCCACATCCAGTTTCGCACTGCGGTAAACCACATCGCTCGGCTTGCGCAAAACCAGTGGGAAGTCCACGTCGAAGGGGAGTCTGCGCCCCGAATTTACGCCGGCGTCATCATCGCCAACGGACATCATTGGGATCCGCTGGCGCCCGAGATCGATGGCAGCTTCCATGGCGAGGTGATCCATTCGCGGCAATTCAAGTTCAGCGAGCAGCTGCGCGATAAGCGCGTCTTGGTGATTGGCGCCGGAAATACGGGCTGCGATATCGCGGTGGAAGCGGCGATCCACGCTCGCTCGGCCGCGATCAGCATGCGGCGCGGTTATCACTTCGTGCCCAAGTTCATCCGTGGTAAACCGTCGGACGTGGTGGGGGATCGTTTGCGATCATGGCCACTGCCCCAGTCGCTGAAGCGGTGGGTCATTCGGCAGTCGATTGGGTTTGCGCTCGGTCGGCCCGAGAAATATGGTCTCCCCCGCCCCGATCATGAGATCTTCGACACCCACCCGATCATCAACTCGCAGCTTCCTTATTACGTAGGACATGGCCGCGTGCAGGTTTTCCCCGATGTGCAGCGATTCGAGGGGGACCAGGTCGTCTTCGCCGATGATCGCCGCGAGGAATTTGATCTGGTGATTCTGGCGACCGGCTACAAGCTGTCATTTCCCTTTATCGATCTCGCCGAGCTGAATCCGCAAAACGGGATGCCGCGGCTTTTCTTGCATGCGTTTCATCCCGATCGAGACGACCTGTTTGTGGCCGGTATGATCCAGCCGAACAGCGGGCAATGGCCCCTGACCGAACTGCAGGCCAAGATCATAGCCCGCTTTATCGCCGCCCAAAGGACCAATCCGGAAGTCGCCGCCTGGTTCCGCGCGCTAAAGCACTCCAGCGGACTCGGCCTGCCGCAGCGGCGCGAATATCTCGACTCGCCCCGGCATCGGCTCGAGGTCGACTACTACCAATACCGCGAGACGCTGCGGAAGCTGGTCGCGCGCATGGACGGAGTGCAGCCGATTGAAAAAGCGGAAAGCGGAAAGCGGAAAGCGGAATCGTAG